In the Pseudanabaena sp. PCC 7367 genome, one interval contains:
- the rplR gene encoding 50S ribosomal protein L18, which produces MKGTRKQATRSRHKRIRRKMSGTAAKPRLSIFRSNNHIVAQLIDDVAQETLAAASTLEQEIKQGLDTTANCAAATKVGELIAQRAIAKGLNNVVFDRGGKLYHGRVRALAEAARSGGLEF; this is translated from the coding sequence ATGAAAGGTACACGTAAACAGGCAACTCGCAGTCGACATAAGCGCATAAGACGTAAAATGTCTGGTACGGCGGCTAAGCCAAGATTGTCAATATTTCGTTCCAATAATCATATCGTGGCACAATTGATTGATGATGTGGCGCAGGAAACCCTGGCTGCTGCCTCGACTTTAGAGCAAGAAATCAAACAGGGACTCGATACTACTGCTAATTGTGCAGCAGCAACTAAAGTAGGCGAATTAATTGCCCAACGGGCGATCGCCAAGGGGCTAAATAATGTCGTCTTCGATCGCGGTGGCAAACTCTATCATGGTCGAGTTAGGGCATTGGCTGAAGCAGCTCGCTCCGGCGGCCTAGAATTTTAA
- the rpsE gene encoding 30S ribosomal protein S5, producing the protein MAERERKGKRGDSNTSSGDDNKRRGGKRGDSRKGRAEKDSEWQERVVQVRRVTKVVKGGKKLSFRAIVIIGNEKGQVGVGVGKAGDVIGAVKKGVADGKKHLVTVPLTKSNSIPHPSYGVGSGASVMIRPASPGTGVIAGGAVRTVLELAGVKNILAKQLGSKNPLNNARAAVNALDSLRTFKEVAQSRDLTLEQLFS; encoded by the coding sequence ATGGCAGAACGCGAACGCAAAGGTAAAAGAGGCGATTCCAACACCAGCAGCGGTGATGATAATAAGCGCCGTGGCGGCAAACGTGGTGATTCACGCAAAGGCCGCGCCGAAAAAGACTCCGAATGGCAAGAACGGGTAGTGCAGGTACGCCGGGTCACCAAGGTGGTTAAGGGCGGTAAAAAACTGAGCTTCCGGGCGATCGTGATCATTGGCAATGAAAAGGGTCAAGTAGGTGTTGGTGTTGGTAAAGCTGGTGATGTGATTGGCGCAGTCAAAAAAGGCGTAGCCGACGGCAAAAAACATCTGGTTACAGTACCACTAACCAAAAGCAACTCAATTCCGCACCCTAGCTATGGTGTGGGCAGTGGTGCATCGGTGATGATTCGCCCCGCCTCTCCTGGTACTGGTGTAATTGCTGGGGGCGCAGTCCGTACTGTTTTGGAACTGGCTGGGGTCAAAAATATTCTGGCCAAACAGCTAGGCTCCAAAAATCCACTTAATAATGCCCGTGCTGCTGTCAATGCCCTCGATTCTCTGCGCACCTTTAAGGAAGTGGCACAGTCCAGGGATCTGACTCTAGAACAACTGTTTAGTTAG
- the rplO gene encoding 50S ribosomal protein L15 produces the protein MRLVDLKPQDGAKRRRRRVGRGISAGQGASCGFGMRGQNSRSGRPTRPGFEGGQQPLYRRVPKLKHFPIVNPKKFTIINIDQLSQLPANTEVSLESLIDAGIITQDNGVLRVLGRGEIEVALTVHANSFSSGAKQKIEAAGGTCITHVPQKWTRAPKQ, from the coding sequence ATGAGATTAGTAGACTTAAAACCACAGGATGGGGCAAAGCGCCGTCGTCGTCGCGTCGGGCGTGGTATTTCGGCTGGACAGGGTGCTAGCTGTGGCTTTGGTATGCGTGGCCAAAACTCCCGATCGGGTCGGCCAACCAGACCTGGCTTTGAGGGTGGTCAACAACCCCTCTATCGCCGCGTGCCCAAGTTAAAGCATTTTCCGATCGTTAACCCCAAAAAATTTACGATCATCAATATCGATCAACTCAGCCAACTACCTGCCAACACAGAAGTGAGTCTGGAATCGCTAATCGATGCAGGGATCATCACTCAGGATAATGGCGTATTGAGAGTATTGGGACGGGGTGAAATTGAAGTCGCCTTAACCGTTCATGCCAATTCCTTTTCCAGTGGAGCCAAGCAAAAAATTGAGGCTGCTGGCGGTACCTGCATTACTCACGTTCCACAAAAGTGGACTCGTGCACCTAAGCAATAG